The nucleotide sequence CAGGTTCCTGTTTAAACATCTCAATACTTACGAGATGCATAGCTTGTTCAGCCGCATTAAGCTTCTTAAGTGTTTCGTTTATTGAAGCCACTCCATCCACAGACAATATTTGTGAGATATTCTGGATTTTTTGTAACAACATTTGGCAACGCTGTTTGATATTATTTAACCTAATTTGTTTATACTGGATGCCAACAGGATCAATATTTGTTAGCCTTTGCGAGATGCTAGAGAGACTTAGTTCATGCTTGTCGCTCCATGTGGTCATCCTCTTAATGTCCTCATCTGTAGTCTGATGGTTTATCTTACTGAGCCACTGACCTGAGGTGGTTAAAGGTTTTACATCAGCGATGTTTAAGCTATTCAAGTTTTCTTTATCAGCTAGAAGTCTCTTTTTTATTTCTTCAAGAACTTGTACTAATTGTTCAAATATTTCTGCTCCATATGGTAAATATACAGCTCCATTTTTTTCATCTAGGATTATACGTGCGCATCGAGAATCAAACATATGTATTAATGAAAGTTCCGTATCTTTGTTCCCATCATCTGTCCAGGAAATACAGGTTTCGCTCTGTTTCTCTTTCCCTAAAACAAAGGTGGCAGATGCTGGCTCAAGGTCCTCAGCACTAAAAATATTAGGTTGAATTAGTTCATCATAATCTCTAGCATTGCAGGCTCTTTTAAAAATACGTGCATAACCAGATTTGCCTGCAGCGTTTTCTCCATATACAACTGTTAGACCTTTATGTCCAAATTTTATTTCTGAGTTTAGCGGTAATGCATTTACCTTCTTGATATTTGAAATAGCTTTAAGAAAAATACTCTGCTGTATTTCCTGCACCCTAGGTACAATTTGTTTATCAACAGGTCTTGTAGGTCTAATCAGTTTCGATTTATCCAACAATCCATCTTCTATTTTTACTATTGTTAAAATTTCTTCAAAATCAGAGGGAGAGAAAGACCCGGTTGTCAAAAGAGTTCTTACAATATCACTTTGCCAAGGCGGAAGTTCCTGTGATGCCCATTTTTTAATTTCATTAATTAACATATTATCCTCACTCTTTTAAACGCAATGCATTATTAGTTACTTATAATTCGACAAAATTTGTTCTCCACAATTTAACAAATAATCATATGAAATGATTTGAATATGATTTAAATTGCAATTGAGCATTCGTAACGCTTCGAATTGGGTTTTGTCAAAATTAGTTGTTCGACCAGCAATAATTTTGATTCTCGGCCTAATGATCTTAACATTATGTTCTTTTTCTAAAATGAGTTTATACTCGTCAAGTTTTTGCATATAAAATAAACACTGTCCGATAACTTTTGCTAAATCAGAAGATGGATAATAGCATTTGTGTGAATTATCAAGCTGGAAAATTTTGTATTTTGGTCTTTTAAGTTCAATTAAATCCATGAAACCATCCAGTGATTCCATTAATAAATCAGCTTCGCTAAATATCGCAATCTTGCGAGCATCATGTTTTTTTGAATACTCAACACCAAATATCCATAGATTTTTTTCTATCCAGTTTTGAAATATTTTCTCAGGCTGACTGGCTATATACTCTTGAAGACTTTGACGCTTATTAATTTCATCAACGATATTCCCATTTTCTTCTAATTCCAAAAGTAATTTCAAATTATCCAACTGAATTCTCCATTTCACGATTCTTTGTGCTGCAACTATGTTATCAATTCCTATTTCTTCAGCTGCATCTAGTTTACTAACGAGTTTCTGTAAGGTGCTCCTGTCTAAAGCACTAAACAGCTCAAGTTTTGAATGAATATGTTTTTCTATTTCTATAAAACTTCCAGACGAACTTATAGAGCTGTCTTTTATAATCGATATTGCGTTTAATTGATTGTAAAGGCTTCTAATTTGATTTATTTCTAACTCCTCAGAAAACACGGGTTCTGCAGTATCATTTTTGAACGCATATACGGACATTTTCAGATCATTAGCACGAACAACACTATCCTTAATCCCCGAGAAGTTAATCTTTAAAGTAAGTTTGTCATTTGAGAATATAATTCTGTCATATTGAATACTCATGTTAGACCTTCGCAATAACGTTCTTATAACCTTCCCATTCAGGATTGTATTGTCGATTGCCTTCTTTATCTTTATAAAATGGCTCAAATCTTTCTTCACTTTCTAATATTTTTACATTTGCCAAATCTTCAATATTGAACATTCTAAAAGCAGGAAATGGACTTTCGGTTTCTGAATCTGATACACCTTTTCTTTGTACAATATGAACTTTTGTGGTTTGTACTTGTGTAGTTTTCGAAGTGAAAATAAAGACTGCATGGGGGTCTCCAAATCGTTCGCCTTTTACCTTACCTTCCTTATTGTATTCATACACTACAGGTCTTCTTTCATTAATAGCTTTAGTTAATATTTCTAAAGTATTCATATTTGTTCCTCCTCCTTATTTTCGTAAACTTTTCCTTACTCCCAGCTCCTTTCCACAATACTCCCGCGCTTATCATCTTTTCTGATTTTTAAATAGACATCCATGTCCTGCTGCATATCCTCAACGTGAGAAATAACCCCAACAACCCGATTCTCTTTGTGCAGAGACTTCAGTGAGTCAAAAACTACCCGCAAAGATTCCTTATCCAGCGAGCCGAATCCTTCGTCCATGAAAAAGAAGTTTTGGTCGATCCCGGCCAGGTGGTTCACCTGGTCAGCCAGGGCCAGAGCCAACGAAAAAGCTGCCTGAAATGTCTGACCGCCGGACAGTGTTTTTACACTACGGATATGGCCGTCATTTAATAGATCACGAACAATAAACTCATTAGATTCATTGATCTCCAATCTCATTTGCTGTCTGGTCAATTTATGAAACCGCTCATTTGCTGCATGGCACAGGTTCTGCAAATACTGCGTGGAGATATAATTCACAAATCCGCTTCCCTTAAAAAGTTTTTTCAGCGTGTCCAAATTCTCAGCGCGTCGATGCTTCTGCTGAAGCTCACCCAGCAGAATTGCCTGACGTTTCATTTCATCCTTAAGACGGATAATGGTCTGGCCTAATGAGCCCTTTTGCTCTGTTAACTGTGCTACCAACTGGTTCAACTCAGTCAGTTGCGTTTTAAGTATCTGGTGCTGCTCGGGGTCATAAGTTTTCCCCTTCAGTTGATTTTTAAGCATATCTCGTTCAGCTTTGCGTGATTGATGTTCTGCCTTGAAACTTTCAATCTCCTTGCGAACTGCTTCGATATTCAGTTCCCAGTTCAATATTTCTTTTACCTCGTCCAGGGTTTTGAAAAGGTGCTTGCTGGTTCTGTCCTGCAA is from Candidatus Margulisiibacteriota bacterium and encodes:
- a CDS encoding DUF4263 domain-containing protein, with translation MSIQYDRIIFSNDKLTLKINFSGIKDSVVRANDLKMSVYAFKNDTAEPVFSEELEINQIRSLYNQLNAISIIKDSSISSSGSFIEIEKHIHSKLELFSALDRSTLQKLVSKLDAAEEIGIDNIVAAQRIVKWRIQLDNLKLLLELEENGNIVDEINKRQSLQEYIASQPEKIFQNWIEKNLWIFGVEYSKKHDARKIAIFSEADLLMESLDGFMDLIELKRPKYKIFQLDNSHKCYYPSSDLAKVIGQCLFYMQKLDEYKLILEKEHNVKIIRPRIKIIAGRTTNFDKTQFEALRMLNCNLNHIQIISYDYLLNCGEQILSNYK